In a single window of the Serratia quinivorans genome:
- the chbB gene encoding N,N'-diacetylchitobiose-specific phosphotransferase enzyme IIB component — translation MEKKKIYLFCSAGMSTSLLVSKMKAQAEKYEVPVIIAAYPEALAAEKGAEADLILLGPQIAYTLAEVQKQLPNKPVEVIDSALYGKLDGLGVLKAAVATIKKANQ, via the coding sequence ATGGAAAAGAAAAAAATCTATCTGTTTTGTTCTGCTGGTATGTCGACTTCCCTGCTGGTTTCAAAAATGAAAGCACAGGCCGAGAAGTACGAAGTGCCGGTGATCATTGCCGCCTATCCTGAGGCGTTGGCCGCAGAAAAGGGTGCCGAGGCGGATTTGATTCTGCTTGGGCCACAGATTGCCTACACGCTGGCCGAAGTGCAAAAGCAGTTACCCAACAAGCCCGTTGAAGTGATCGACTCTGCCTTATACGGCAAGCTCGATGGCCTGGGCGTGTTGAAGGCCGCAGTCGCCACCATAAAAAAAGCTAACCAATAA
- the gmuD gene encoding 6-phospho-beta-glucosidase gmuD has protein sequence MKYQFADDFWWGSATSAPQSEGAAARDGKSQNIFDYWYEIAPERFHHQVGPSETSTFYDNFQQDILLLKNLGHNSFRTSISWSRLIPDGDGEVNPKAVAFYNALIDSLLAQGITPFINLYHFDMPLCMQQQGGWESRAVVDAYARYAKTCFSLFGDRVSHWFTFNEPIVPVEAGYLNDLHYPCVIDFKRAITVAYHSVLAHAKAVSEFRALGNQGSIGIILNLSPTYPRSDSQEDGVAAHYADLLLNKSFLDPVTKGRYPDDLVNLLRANDLLPQTAAEDVQLIADGVVDILGVNYYQPRRVKAKEGYPASDPVTMPEDLFSYYAMPGRKINPHRGWEIYEKGLYDILMDLKENYGNIPCYISENGMGVEGEEAFIGASGRIEDDYRIDFIRDHLKWLHQALSEGSNCKGYHLWTFIDCWSWLNAYKNRYGLVRLERDSQQRTIKKSGYWFAETARQNGFD, from the coding sequence ATGAAATATCAATTTGCTGACGATTTCTGGTGGGGAAGCGCCACCTCGGCACCCCAGTCGGAAGGGGCTGCCGCACGGGATGGCAAAAGCCAGAACATCTTCGACTACTGGTATGAGATTGCACCAGAACGTTTTCATCATCAGGTCGGCCCGTCCGAGACCTCCACGTTTTATGACAACTTCCAGCAAGATATCCTGCTGTTAAAAAACCTTGGGCATAATAGCTTCAGAACCTCTATCTCCTGGTCGCGGTTGATCCCGGATGGGGATGGCGAAGTGAATCCGAAAGCCGTGGCTTTCTATAATGCGCTGATCGACAGCCTGTTAGCCCAGGGCATCACGCCATTTATCAATCTTTACCATTTCGATATGCCGCTGTGCATGCAGCAACAAGGTGGCTGGGAAAGCCGGGCGGTGGTTGATGCCTACGCGCGTTATGCCAAAACCTGTTTCAGCCTGTTCGGCGACAGAGTCAGCCATTGGTTCACCTTTAATGAGCCGATTGTCCCGGTCGAAGCCGGGTATCTGAACGACCTGCATTATCCTTGTGTCATTGATTTCAAAAGGGCAATTACAGTGGCTTACCACAGCGTGTTGGCCCATGCCAAAGCGGTGAGTGAGTTCAGGGCGCTGGGGAACCAGGGTTCTATCGGCATTATTTTGAACCTGAGCCCGACCTATCCTCGTTCGGACAGCCAGGAAGATGGCGTGGCGGCTCACTATGCGGATCTGTTGCTGAATAAAAGCTTCCTCGATCCGGTGACCAAAGGGCGTTATCCGGACGATTTGGTGAATTTACTACGGGCCAATGATTTGTTGCCGCAGACAGCAGCGGAAGACGTGCAGCTGATTGCCGATGGGGTGGTGGATATTCTGGGCGTGAATTACTATCAACCGCGCAGGGTCAAAGCTAAAGAAGGTTATCCGGCCAGCGACCCGGTAACCATGCCGGAAGACCTGTTCAGCTATTACGCCATGCCGGGCCGCAAGATTAACCCGCACCGCGGCTGGGAAATCTATGAAAAAGGCCTGTATGACATCCTGATGGATCTGAAGGAAAACTACGGCAACATTCCCTGCTATATTTCAGAAAACGGTATGGGTGTGGAGGGTGAAGAGGCCTTCATCGGTGCCAGTGGGCGGATAGAGGACGATTATCGAATCGACTTTATTCGTGACCATCTGAAATGGTTGCATCAGGCGTTGTCCGAGGGCTCCAACTGTAAGGGCTACCATCTATGGACCTTTATTGACTGCTGGTCCTGGCTCAATGCCTACAAGAATCGCTACGGGTTGGTCCGGCTGGAGCGGGATAGCCAGCAACGTACGATTAAAAAGAGCGGCTATTGGTTTGCCGAGACGGCCAGGCAAAACGGTTTTGATTAA
- the alaS gene encoding Alanine--tRNA ligase, with the protein MSKSTAEIRQAFLDFFHSKGHQVVASSSLVPDNDPTLLFTNAGMNQFKDVFLGLDKRAYSRATTSQRCVRAGGKHNDLENVGYTARHHTFFEMLGNFSFGDYFKHDAISYAWELLTGENWFNLPKERLWVTVYETDDEAFDIWQQQIGVPAERIIRIGDNKGGVFASDNFWQMGDTGPCGPCTEIFYDHGDHIWGGPPGSPEEDGDRYIEIWNLVFMQFNRQSDGTMLPLPKPSVDTGMGLERIAAVLQHVNSNYEIDLFSKLIAAVAKVTGATDLDNKSLRVIADHIRSCAFLVSDGVTPSNEGRGYVLRRIIRRAVRHGNMLGAKDTFFYKLVAPLIEVMGPAADELKRQQSLVEQVLKTEEDQFARTLERGLTLLDEELANLQGDTLDGETAFRLYDTYGFPVDLTADVCRERGLKVDEAGFEQAMEAQRRRARESSGFGADYNSMIRVDGASQFSGYDHEQQQSTVTALFRDGQPVNEIHAGEEAVVVLDETPFYGESGGQVGDKGVLKAANADFEVSDTQKYGQAIGHQGKLSHGSLKVNDRVDAQIDTVRRNRIRLNHSATHLLHAALRQTLGEHVAQKGSLVNDKYLRFDFSHFEAMKPEQIRTVEDLVNQQIRRNLPVQTEVMALDDAKEKGAMALFGEKYDDNVRVLTMGDFSTELCGGTHASRTGDIGLFRILSESGTAAGIRRIEAVTGDGAIATLHQQNDLLQDVAHLVKGDSNNLTDKVRAVLDRTRALEKELQQLKDQQAAQESASLSSKAKMVNGVQLLVSQLDNVEAKMLRTMVDDLKNQLGSAIIVLATTADDKVSLIAGVTKDLTDRVKAGELIGNVAQQVGGKGGGRPDMAQAGERMSAPCQRH; encoded by the coding sequence ATGAGCAAGAGCACCGCTGAGATCCGTCAAGCGTTTCTCGATTTCTTTCATAGTAAGGGCCATCAGGTTGTAGCGAGCAGCTCCCTGGTGCCTGACAATGATCCGACATTGCTGTTTACCAATGCCGGCATGAACCAATTTAAAGATGTTTTCCTGGGGCTGGACAAGCGTGCCTATTCCCGAGCCACTACCTCACAGCGTTGTGTGCGTGCGGGCGGTAAGCATAACGATCTGGAGAACGTCGGTTATACCGCACGTCACCACACCTTCTTTGAAATGCTGGGCAACTTCAGCTTCGGCGATTATTTCAAACATGATGCCATCAGCTACGCATGGGAACTCTTGACCGGTGAAAACTGGTTTAACCTGCCGAAAGAGCGGCTGTGGGTGACCGTCTATGAAACCGATGACGAAGCTTTCGACATCTGGCAGCAGCAGATTGGTGTGCCGGCAGAACGTATTATCCGCATTGGCGACAATAAAGGCGGCGTCTTTGCCTCAGACAACTTCTGGCAGATGGGTGATACCGGTCCATGCGGCCCGTGCACCGAGATTTTCTACGATCACGGCGATCATATCTGGGGTGGCCCGCCGGGCAGTCCGGAAGAAGACGGCGATCGCTACATTGAGATCTGGAACCTCGTTTTCATGCAGTTCAACCGTCAATCCGACGGTACTATGCTGCCGCTGCCAAAACCTTCGGTAGATACCGGTATGGGGCTGGAGCGTATTGCCGCAGTATTGCAGCACGTGAACTCCAACTATGAAATCGACCTGTTCAGCAAGCTGATTGCCGCCGTGGCCAAGGTGACCGGTGCCACAGATTTGGATAACAAATCCCTGCGCGTGATCGCCGACCACATTCGCTCTTGTGCCTTCCTGGTGTCAGACGGTGTTACACCGTCCAACGAAGGTCGTGGTTATGTTCTGCGCCGCATCATCCGACGCGCCGTTCGCCATGGCAACATGCTGGGCGCGAAAGACACCTTCTTCTACAAGCTGGTTGCACCGCTGATCGAAGTTATGGGGCCGGCAGCCGACGAATTGAAGCGTCAGCAGTCACTGGTTGAGCAAGTGCTGAAAACCGAAGAAGATCAGTTTGCCCGCACTCTGGAACGTGGCTTGACGTTGCTGGACGAAGAGCTGGCCAACTTGCAGGGCGATACCCTGGATGGTGAAACTGCATTCCGTCTGTACGACACTTACGGTTTCCCGGTCGATCTGACGGCAGACGTGTGCCGTGAACGTGGTCTGAAAGTGGATGAAGCCGGTTTCGAGCAGGCAATGGAAGCACAGCGCCGCCGTGCGCGTGAGTCCAGCGGCTTCGGCGCAGACTACAACAGCATGATCCGTGTTGATGGTGCCAGCCAATTCAGCGGTTATGACCACGAGCAACAGCAGTCCACCGTGACCGCGCTGTTCCGTGATGGTCAGCCAGTGAACGAGATCCACGCCGGTGAAGAAGCCGTGGTGGTACTGGACGAGACTCCGTTCTACGGTGAGTCCGGTGGTCAGGTTGGCGATAAGGGCGTGCTGAAAGCTGCCAATGCTGATTTTGAAGTGAGCGACACCCAGAAATACGGTCAGGCTATTGGCCATCAGGGTAAGCTGTCTCATGGATCGCTGAAGGTGAACGACCGTGTTGACGCGCAGATCGACACCGTGCGACGCAACCGCATTCGTCTGAACCACTCCGCAACCCACCTGCTGCACGCTGCACTGCGCCAGACGTTGGGTGAGCACGTGGCGCAGAAAGGCTCGTTGGTTAACGATAAATACCTGCGTTTCGACTTCTCGCATTTTGAAGCGATGAAGCCGGAGCAAATTCGCACCGTGGAAGACTTGGTGAACCAACAAATTCGTCGTAACCTGCCGGTGCAGACCGAGGTTATGGCGCTGGATGATGCCAAAGAGAAGGGCGCTATGGCGCTGTTCGGTGAGAAGTACGACGACAACGTGCGCGTACTGACCATGGGCGACTTCTCGACCGAGCTGTGTGGCGGCACCCATGCCAGCCGTACCGGTGACATCGGCCTGTTCCGCATTCTGAGTGAGTCTGGTACCGCCGCAGGTATCCGCCGTATTGAAGCGGTAACCGGTGATGGCGCGATTGCTACCTTGCATCAGCAAAACGATCTGCTACAGGACGTTGCTCATCTGGTTAAGGGTGACAGCAATAACCTGACGGACAAAGTGCGTGCGGTGCTCGATCGTACCCGCGCATTGGAAAAAGAGCTGCAGCAGTTGAAGGACCAGCAGGCGGCACAAGAAAGCGCTTCGTTGTCCAGCAAGGCGAAAATGGTTAACGGTGTACAGCTGTTGGTCAGCCAACTGGATAACGTTGAGGCCAAAATGCTGCGTACTATGGTTGATGATCTTAAAAATCAACTGGGTTCCGCGATTATCGTGCTGGCCACCACGGCGGATGATAAGGTGAGCCTGATTGCCGGCGTGACCAAAGATCTGACCGACCGGGTAAAAGCCGGCGAGCTGATCGGTAACGTAGCGCAGCAGGTTGGCGGTAAAGGGGGCGGACGCCCTGATATGGCGCAGGCCGGGGAACGGATGTCAGCGCCCTGCCAGCGGCATTAG
- the ygaD gene encoding Uncharacterized protein (competence- and mitomycin-induced) encodes MSENQLRKLSIAVGEKLKANGQWITCAESCTGGGIAKAITDIAGSSAYFDRGFVTYSNTAKHELLGVAEATLTAHGAVSEEVVREMAQGALHAARASLALSVSGIAGPDGGSAEKPVGTVWFGFADGSGRVLAHRKQFAGDRDAVRLQATIFALQTALDDFL; translated from the coding sequence ATGAGTGAAAATCAACTGCGTAAACTCAGCATTGCGGTGGGCGAAAAACTGAAGGCCAACGGCCAGTGGATCACCTGTGCGGAATCCTGCACCGGTGGCGGCATCGCCAAAGCCATCACTGACATTGCCGGGAGTTCTGCCTATTTCGATCGCGGTTTTGTCACCTACAGCAATACGGCAAAGCATGAGTTGCTGGGCGTGGCGGAGGCGACTCTGACGGCCCATGGCGCAGTGAGCGAAGAGGTGGTGCGCGAGATGGCCCAGGGGGCGTTACACGCAGCACGTGCCAGCCTGGCGCTGTCGGTCAGCGGCATTGCCGGACCGGACGGCGGCAGTGCGGAAAAACCGGTGGGCACCGTCTGGTTTGGCTTTGCCGACGGCTCTGGACGGGTACTGGCGCACAGGAAGCAATTTGCCGGCGATCGTGATGCCGTGCGGCTTCAGGCGACGATTTTTGCGCTGCAAACCGCGCTTGATGATTTTTTGTAA
- the chbC gene encoding PTS system N,N'-diacetylchitobiose-specific EIIC component has translation MNTLIASLEKVILPFAVKIGKQPHVNAIKNGFIRLMPLTLTGAMFVLINNVFLSFGEGSFFFSMGVRLDASTIETLNGLKAIGGSVYNGTLGIMSLMTPFFISMALAEERKVDPLAAALLAVAAFMTVTPFSVGEAYAVGANWLGGANIISGMVIGLVVAEMFTFVVRRNWVISLPDSVPSSVSRSFSALIPGFLILSIMGVLAYCLTLWGTNFHQIIMDSISAPLAKMGSVVGWVYVMFSSLLWFFGVHGSMALAALDSGIMTPFALENVELYNKYGSVEAAVAAGKEFHMWAKPFVDSYIYLGGTGSTLGLIIAIFIASRREDYRQVAKLATPSGIFQINEPILFGLPVIMNPVMFIPFILVQPVLTIITTVAYYTGLIPPITNIAPWTMPVGLGAFFNTNGSIVAMLLSFFNLGVATLIYLPFVMISNKAQSQIDQATESEEDIAKALKF, from the coding sequence GTGAATACGTTAATTGCCTCGTTGGAAAAGGTCATTCTGCCCTTTGCCGTGAAAATTGGTAAACAGCCCCATGTTAATGCCATCAAAAACGGGTTCATTCGCTTGATGCCACTGACGTTGACCGGGGCGATGTTCGTTCTGATCAACAACGTGTTTCTTAGCTTCGGCGAAGGCTCGTTCTTCTTTTCAATGGGGGTGCGGCTGGATGCGTCTACCATTGAGACGTTGAATGGCCTGAAGGCCATCGGTGGCAGCGTTTATAACGGCACCCTGGGGATTATGTCCCTGATGACGCCCTTTTTTATCAGTATGGCTTTAGCTGAAGAGCGCAAAGTCGACCCGTTGGCCGCAGCGCTGCTGGCGGTTGCCGCCTTTATGACCGTGACCCCGTTTAGCGTCGGTGAGGCTTATGCCGTAGGCGCTAACTGGCTGGGTGGTGCCAACATCATTTCCGGTATGGTGATCGGCCTGGTGGTGGCAGAGATGTTTACCTTTGTGGTGCGCCGCAATTGGGTGATCAGCCTGCCGGACAGCGTACCTTCTTCAGTGTCACGCTCGTTCTCGGCCTTGATCCCCGGCTTTCTTATCCTGTCGATCATGGGCGTACTGGCCTATTGTCTGACGCTGTGGGGCACCAACTTCCACCAAATCATCATGGACAGCATCTCGGCACCGCTGGCAAAAATGGGCAGCGTAGTGGGCTGGGTGTATGTGATGTTCTCCTCTCTGCTGTGGTTCTTCGGGGTACATGGTTCAATGGCGCTGGCCGCACTGGACAGCGGTATCATGACGCCATTCGCACTGGAGAACGTCGAGCTGTACAACAAGTACGGTTCCGTCGAAGCCGCGGTGGCTGCGGGTAAAGAGTTCCACATGTGGGCGAAGCCGTTCGTTGACTCCTACATCTATCTGGGCGGGACGGGTTCGACGCTGGGGCTGATTATTGCCATCTTTATCGCTTCACGCCGTGAAGATTATCGTCAAGTCGCCAAGCTGGCGACGCCGTCGGGCATCTTCCAGATCAACGAACCCATCCTGTTCGGTCTGCCGGTGATTATGAACCCGGTGATGTTTATTCCGTTTATTCTGGTTCAGCCGGTACTGACGATTATTACCACGGTGGCTTATTACACCGGATTGATCCCGCCAATCACCAATATTGCGCCATGGACCATGCCGGTGGGGCTGGGAGCGTTCTTCAACACTAACGGCAGTATCGTTGCCATGTTGCTGAGCTTCTTCAACCTGGGCGTCGCGACCTTGATTTACCTGCCGTTTGTGATGATCTCTAACAAGGCGCAGAGCCAGATTGATCAGGCAACGGAAAGTGAAGAAGACATCGCCAAGGCGTTGAAATTCTAA
- the chbR_2 gene encoding Chb operon repressor gives MGARAVSDNLVSLNTNDVKLIREQDFFNCKDFHLFIYNKVESATGLHQHDYYEFTIVLSGKCYQEINGKRVLLERGDFVFIPIGSRHQSFYEFGAAKIFNVAVGKVFFEENYLQQLPRCFVASQAYSLKNEFLAYIESVVGSPQFREDDFAEFLETLTFYIISRIRHYKEESGEGDDIPQWLKNTLAGMHDKAMFGEKALLNMVELSGKTQEYLTRAMRRYYHKTPMQVINEIRINFAKTQLEVTNYSVSDIAFDSGYGDVSLFIKNFKRLTEVTPGNYRKKFYGPI, from the coding sequence ATGGGAGCGCGCGCGGTGTCTGACAACCTGGTTTCGCTGAATACCAACGACGTTAAGCTGATTCGGGAGCAGGATTTTTTTAACTGCAAAGATTTCCATCTGTTTATCTATAACAAGGTGGAGAGCGCCACTGGGCTGCATCAGCATGACTATTACGAATTCACTATCGTCCTGAGCGGCAAATGCTATCAGGAGATCAACGGTAAGCGGGTGCTGCTGGAGCGGGGGGATTTTGTGTTTATTCCCATTGGCTCGCGTCACCAGAGCTTCTATGAGTTCGGCGCCGCGAAAATCTTTAACGTGGCGGTCGGCAAGGTTTTCTTTGAAGAAAACTATCTGCAGCAGTTGCCTCGCTGCTTTGTCGCCTCTCAGGCCTATAGCCTGAAGAATGAGTTTCTGGCTTATATCGAGTCGGTGGTAGGTTCCCCACAGTTCCGTGAGGATGATTTTGCCGAGTTTCTGGAAACGCTGACCTTTTATATCATCAGCCGCATTCGTCATTATAAAGAAGAGAGTGGCGAGGGGGATGATATACCTCAGTGGCTGAAGAACACCCTGGCCGGCATGCATGATAAAGCGATGTTTGGTGAAAAGGCGTTGCTCAATATGGTTGAGCTGTCGGGGAAAACCCAGGAGTACCTGACCCGGGCAATGCGGCGTTATTACCATAAAACGCCGATGCAGGTGATTAATGAAATTCGCATTAATTTCGCCAAAACCCAGCTTGAGGTCACCAACTATTCGGTCTCGGATATTGCCTTTGATTCGGGCTATGGCGACGTGAGCCTGTTTATTAAAAACTTTAAAAGACTCACTGAAGTGACGCCGGGTAATTACCGAAAAAAGTTCTACGGCCCTATTTAG
- the recA gene encoding Recombinase A — protein sequence MAIDENKQKALAAALGQIEKQFGKGSIMRLGEDRSMDVETISTGSLSLDIALGAGGLPMGRIVEIYGPESSGKTTLTLQVIAAAQREGKTCAFIDAEHALDPIYAKKLGVDIDNLLCSQPDTGEQALEICDALTRSGAVDVIIVDSVAALTPKAEIEGEIGDSHMGLAARMMSQAMRKLAGNLKNANTLLIFINQIRMKIGVMFGNPETTTGGNALKFYASVRLDIRRIGAVKEGDEVVGSETRVKVVKNKIAAPFKQAEFQILYGEGINSRGELVDLGVKHKMIEKAGAWYSYNGDKIGQGKANACNFLKENPAVAAELDKRLRDLLLHSNGELVAATNEGFDDEAETSEEF from the coding sequence ATGGCTATTGATGAGAACAAGCAAAAGGCGCTAGCTGCGGCACTGGGCCAGATTGAGAAACAGTTCGGCAAAGGCTCCATCATGCGTCTGGGTGAAGACCGTTCTATGGACGTAGAAACGATCTCTACCGGCTCACTGTCACTGGACATCGCACTGGGTGCGGGCGGCCTGCCAATGGGTCGTATCGTTGAAATTTATGGCCCGGAGTCTTCCGGTAAAACTACCCTGACGCTGCAGGTTATCGCTGCGGCACAGCGCGAAGGTAAAACCTGTGCGTTTATCGATGCCGAGCATGCGCTGGATCCGATTTATGCGAAAAAGCTGGGTGTTGATATCGACAACCTGCTGTGTTCGCAGCCGGACACCGGTGAGCAAGCGCTGGAAATCTGTGATGCCTTGACCCGCTCTGGCGCGGTTGACGTGATCATCGTTGACTCCGTAGCGGCGCTGACGCCAAAAGCGGAAATCGAAGGTGAAATTGGTGACTCACACATGGGCCTGGCGGCGCGTATGATGAGCCAGGCGATGCGTAAGCTGGCCGGTAACCTGAAAAACGCCAACACGCTGTTGATCTTCATCAACCAGATCCGTATGAAAATCGGTGTGATGTTTGGTAACCCTGAAACCACCACCGGTGGTAACGCACTGAAATTCTACGCTTCTGTCCGTCTGGATATCCGCCGTATCGGCGCGGTTAAAGAAGGCGATGAAGTGGTCGGCAGCGAAACCCGCGTAAAAGTGGTAAAAAACAAAATCGCTGCGCCGTTCAAACAGGCCGAGTTCCAAATCCTGTACGGTGAAGGTATCAACAGCCGTGGTGAATTGGTCGATCTGGGCGTTAAGCACAAGATGATCGAGAAAGCCGGCGCCTGGTACAGCTACAACGGCGATAAAATCGGTCAGGGTAAGGCCAACGCCTGTAACTTCCTGAAAGAGAACCCGGCGGTTGCTGCCGAGTTGGATAAACGACTGCGTGACCTGCTGCTGCACAGCAACGGCGAACTGGTTGCTGCAACCAACGAAGGCTTCGACGACGAAGCTGAAACCAGCGAAGAGTTTTAA
- the ycaD_3 gene encoding Uncharacterized MFS-type transporter ycaD gives MKKTLGVFFPLYTTTLLMLLGSGLLTTYISLRLTSIHVTGALIGAIIAANYIGLVIGGKVGHFLIARVGHIRAYVSCAGIITAAVLGHGLTEYIPVWVVLRLIIGMCMMCQFMVLESWLNDQAESNQRGTVFGFYMAATYLGMSLGQVVLMLQSNLGITTLLLIALCFALCLVPIALTTRTNARHMSPAPMELRYFIGAIPKVLATTLVIGMVVGSFYGLAPVYASLQSLTTQQTGLFMAIAIFAGLVAQFPLSWLSDRYNRTLLMRINAILLIVASLPLALVPHIDFPVLLVVGFIVSMLQFTLYPLVVALANDLIEPERRVSLAACLLMAFGVGASIGPLAVGSLIEPLGGNILYAFFSLCGVLLVGFSRTVKQDESQFVQDAPLPHIPLPDSLTSSPLSPALNPTFDEQIIHDTMPPPEAAPDPVEPQVSETSGEEEAEAAIPQGADPDEDTGLKKAHSML, from the coding sequence GTGAAAAAAACGTTAGGCGTCTTCTTTCCGTTGTATACCACCACCCTGCTGATGCTGCTGGGTTCAGGGTTGCTCACCACTTACATCTCCCTGCGTTTAACCTCTATCCACGTGACCGGTGCGCTGATCGGGGCGATTATTGCCGCCAACTACATCGGCCTGGTGATCGGCGGCAAGGTCGGGCATTTTCTGATTGCCCGCGTCGGCCATATCCGCGCCTACGTTTCCTGCGCCGGCATTATCACCGCGGCGGTGTTGGGGCATGGCCTGACGGAATATATTCCCGTGTGGGTGGTGCTGCGGCTGATTATCGGCATGTGCATGATGTGTCAATTCATGGTGCTGGAAAGCTGGCTGAACGATCAGGCGGAATCCAATCAGCGCGGAACGGTTTTCGGCTTTTATATGGCGGCCACCTATCTGGGTATGTCATTGGGTCAGGTGGTGTTAATGCTGCAGAGCAATCTCGGCATTACCACCCTGCTGCTGATCGCCCTGTGCTTTGCACTCTGCCTGGTACCTATCGCCCTCACCACCCGCACCAACGCACGGCATATGTCACCAGCTCCTATGGAGCTGCGCTACTTTATCGGGGCCATTCCCAAGGTGCTGGCGACCACGCTGGTGATCGGCATGGTGGTGGGATCTTTCTATGGTTTGGCACCGGTGTACGCAAGTCTGCAATCGCTGACCACCCAGCAAACTGGCCTGTTTATGGCGATAGCCATCTTCGCCGGGCTGGTGGCGCAGTTCCCACTCAGTTGGCTGTCAGACCGTTACAACCGAACGCTGCTGATGCGCATCAACGCCATTTTATTGATCGTAGCTTCCCTGCCGCTGGCGCTGGTACCGCACATTGATTTTCCGGTGTTGCTGGTGGTGGGCTTTATCGTCAGCATGTTGCAGTTCACGCTGTATCCGCTGGTGGTCGCCCTGGCGAACGATTTGATCGAACCGGAACGGCGCGTATCCCTCGCCGCCTGTTTGCTGATGGCCTTCGGTGTCGGTGCCAGTATCGGCCCATTGGCGGTCGGTTCACTGATTGAACCGTTAGGCGGCAATATTCTGTATGCCTTCTTCTCGCTTTGCGGCGTGCTGCTGGTGGGCTTCAGCCGGACGGTAAAACAGGACGAGTCGCAGTTTGTGCAGGATGCGCCATTGCCACATATTCCGCTGCCTGACAGCCTGACCAGTTCCCCACTTTCTCCGGCGCTGAACCCAACCTTCGATGAGCAGATAATCCACGACACCATGCCACCACCGGAGGCGGCGCCTGATCCGGTAGAGCCGCAGGTCAGTGAAACGTCGGGGGAAGAAGAAGCCGAGGCGGCCATCCCGCAGGGTGCCGATCCTGATGAGGATACCGGGCTGAAGAAGGCCCACTCGATGCTTTAA
- the recX gene encoding Regulatory protein recX, with translation MNDLLSRAMRLLSQRDHSEAELRRKLAAQPFMAKARFGTKTPSSSAPLPEEPVDPAVIEQVIAYCYQHNWLDDQRFARSYIGSRSRKGYGAQRIRSELMQKGVDKELTQAALADCEIDWCEQAKQVAQRKFGDQLPTDWKEKAKVQRYLLYRGFFQEEIQSIYRDFAQ, from the coding sequence ATGAATGACTTGCTAAGCCGCGCCATGCGCCTGCTGTCGCAACGCGATCATAGTGAAGCTGAACTGCGCCGCAAACTTGCGGCGCAGCCATTTATGGCGAAAGCCAGATTTGGCACCAAAACTCCCTCGTCCTCCGCTCCGCTGCCTGAAGAACCCGTTGACCCTGCCGTTATAGAACAGGTTATTGCCTATTGTTACCAGCATAACTGGCTGGACGATCAACGCTTTGCCCGCAGTTATATTGGTAGCCGCAGCCGTAAAGGCTATGGCGCGCAGCGGATCCGCTCCGAATTGATGCAAAAAGGTGTGGATAAGGAACTGACGCAGGCGGCGCTGGCGGACTGCGAGATTGATTGGTGTGAACAGGCCAAACAGGTGGCGCAGCGTAAATTTGGCGATCAACTGCCAACGGACTGGAAAGAGAAAGCCAAAGTGCAGCGTTATCTGCTCTATCGTGGCTTCTTCCAGGAAGAAATTCAGTCAATTTACCGTGATTTTGCGCAATGA